One Caldalkalibacillus uzonensis DNA window includes the following coding sequences:
- the argS gene encoding arginine--tRNA ligase, with translation MKMKNQVVKLLKPLLDLEEDHILSLVETPPSREQGDLAFPCFQLAKQFRKSPALIAGELADKLPTEELAAAGFAKAEAMGPYLNFFFDRGQLAKELLASTVADQLADYQIGAGKTVVVEYSSPNIAKHFKLYHIRSTMIGQALANTYAALGYQVERMNHLGDWGTQFGKLLAAYFKWGNDEKIKADPLSELIHLYVKFHEEAEKDPSLEEEGRRWFKKLEDGDEQAVRLWQWFKDESLKEFEKIYRLLGVSFDHYLGESYYGEKMEKVLAELEEKGLLEESEGALIVRLEDKQIPPCIIKKSDGASIYATRDIAAALYRYERFNPEKILYVVDQRQSLHFQQVFGVLERMGYEFARRCHHIEFGVMKIEGEIGSTRKGKGVLLHEVLEQAIKKAEVIINEKNPSLANKKEVAKAVGIGAIVFNDLKQHRTREVNFKWDEAFNFEGKTGPYVQYTHARISSLLRRAGDLKIEPVTHAVYEQPLTWEIIYTLYQYPSVLVETVKKDDPSQIAKYLLDLCQLFNRFYAEERIFVDDQNEQIAKLALCKKMALVLKHGLSMLTIEAPEEI, from the coding sequence ATAAAGATGAAAAATCAAGTCGTCAAATTATTGAAACCGCTCCTTGATCTAGAGGAAGACCACATTCTCTCCCTGGTGGAAACGCCCCCTTCCAGAGAGCAGGGAGATCTTGCCTTTCCTTGCTTCCAACTGGCCAAACAGTTTAGAAAATCACCGGCTCTCATCGCCGGAGAACTGGCTGACAAGCTGCCCACAGAAGAACTTGCCGCAGCTGGCTTTGCCAAGGCAGAGGCTATGGGACCCTATCTGAACTTCTTTTTTGACCGCGGGCAGCTGGCCAAAGAATTGCTTGCTTCAACCGTCGCTGATCAGCTGGCTGATTACCAAATCGGGGCCGGCAAAACCGTCGTGGTAGAATATTCTTCCCCCAATATTGCCAAGCACTTTAAGCTGTACCATATTCGCTCCACCATGATTGGCCAGGCTTTGGCCAATACTTATGCCGCCCTGGGCTACCAAGTGGAACGCATGAATCACCTGGGGGACTGGGGAACCCAGTTTGGCAAGCTCTTAGCCGCCTATTTCAAGTGGGGCAATGATGAAAAAATTAAAGCCGACCCCCTGTCCGAGCTGATTCATCTGTATGTTAAGTTCCATGAGGAAGCCGAAAAAGATCCTTCCCTTGAAGAGGAAGGTCGCCGCTGGTTTAAGAAGCTGGAGGACGGGGATGAACAGGCGGTCCGCCTGTGGCAATGGTTTAAAGACGAGAGTTTAAAAGAATTTGAAAAGATTTACCGTTTGCTTGGCGTGAGCTTTGACCACTACCTGGGTGAAAGTTATTACGGAGAGAAAATGGAGAAAGTGCTGGCCGAGCTTGAAGAAAAAGGGCTGCTGGAAGAGAGCGAAGGGGCTCTGATCGTCCGCCTGGAAGACAAGCAGATTCCCCCCTGTATCATTAAAAAGAGTGACGGTGCTTCCATTTATGCCACCAGAGACATTGCGGCCGCCCTGTATCGTTATGAGCGCTTTAACCCCGAAAAAATCTTGTATGTAGTGGATCAGCGTCAGTCCCTCCACTTCCAGCAAGTGTTCGGTGTTCTGGAACGAATGGGCTATGAGTTTGCCCGGCGCTGCCATCACATTGAATTCGGTGTGATGAAAATCGAAGGGGAAATCGGCTCTACCCGCAAAGGAAAAGGCGTGTTGCTGCACGAAGTGTTGGAGCAAGCGATTAAGAAGGCAGAAGTTATTATTAACGAAAAGAACCCTTCTCTGGCCAATAAAAAAGAAGTCGCCAAAGCTGTGGGGATTGGAGCCATTGTCTTCAATGATCTGAAGCAGCATCGCACCCGCGAGGTCAATTTTAAATGGGATGAAGCATTCAATTTTGAAGGAAAAACAGGACCCTATGTCCAGTACACCCACGCCCGGATCTCCAGCCTGTTGCGCCGTGCCGGAGACCTCAAGATTGAGCCTGTTACACACGCTGTATATGAACAACCCTTAACCTGGGAGATCATCTATACCTTGTATCAGTATCCGTCCGTTTTGGTGGAAACGGTCAAAAAAGATGATCCTTCCCAGATCGCCAAATATCTCTTGGATCTGTGCCAATTATTTAACCGTTTCTATGCTGAAGAGCGTATTTTCGTCGATGATCAGAATGAACAAATAGCCAAACTGGCCTTATGCAAAAAAATGGCCCTTGTCTTGAAACACGGCTTGTCCATGCTGACCATTGAAGCGCCTGAGGAAATTTAA
- the spoIIGA gene encoding sigma-E processing peptidase SpoIIGA, which translates to MYLYLDLIWLLNFCIDYLLLWLTAVFRKMECKKWRLALASFIGSSYVLFLFIPSLQSYYTLLIKLLLSLVIVYVAFGFGSIQRYVKSFFTFYFVSFVIGGGLLAVHYVAGSNHQVLQGMVATQSSGYGDLVSWLFVVIGFPLMYWFSRSQWQSIERTKVKERVLVQVQVTINGQHVSCQGLVDTGNQLYEPFSKKPVMLMEAKILEAVVPREILEAARHEQGITDWDQLHLPDHWLARLSLIPYRGVGRQMDLMLTFKPDEVVITSSDGTWSTRQVLIGINQEPLATDGLFQAVVHPDLVLSNEKSSTQYREAIKC; encoded by the coding sequence ATGTATCTCTATCTCGACCTGATCTGGTTGCTCAATTTTTGCATTGACTATTTACTGCTGTGGTTAACGGCTGTTTTTCGGAAAATGGAATGTAAAAAATGGAGACTAGCCCTGGCCTCGTTTATCGGCTCAAGTTATGTCCTGTTTTTGTTTATTCCTTCTTTACAAAGCTATTATACGTTGCTTATTAAATTATTATTATCCCTGGTGATAGTGTATGTTGCCTTTGGTTTCGGCAGTATACAGCGCTATGTGAAGTCCTTTTTCACCTTTTACTTTGTCTCGTTTGTCATTGGCGGCGGGCTTTTGGCTGTTCACTATGTGGCAGGCAGCAACCACCAAGTGCTGCAGGGCATGGTGGCCACCCAATCCAGTGGATACGGGGATTTGGTATCCTGGTTATTTGTGGTGATCGGTTTTCCGCTCATGTACTGGTTCAGCCGCAGCCAATGGCAATCCATTGAGCGAACCAAGGTCAAGGAACGGGTGCTTGTTCAAGTTCAGGTGACGATCAATGGACAGCATGTCAGCTGTCAAGGACTGGTAGATACCGGCAATCAATTATATGAGCCGTTTAGCAAAAAGCCCGTGATGTTGATGGAGGCCAAGATATTGGAGGCAGTGGTACCAAGGGAGATTTTAGAAGCAGCCCGGCATGAGCAAGGAATAACTGACTGGGACCAGCTTCATCTTCCCGATCACTGGCTGGCCCGTTTGTCCCTGATTCCTTACCGGGGAGTGGGTCGGCAGATGGATTTGATGCTCACTTTTAAACCGGACGAGGTTGTCATCACCAGTTCAGACGGGACGTGGTCAACCAGGCAGGTGTTGATCGGTATCAATCAAGAACCATTGGCAACCGATGGCTTGTTTCAAGCTGTTGTTCATCCCGATCTTGTTCTCTCCAACGAAAAGAGTAGCACTCAGTACAGGGAGGCGATCAAATGCTGA
- the sigE gene encoding RNA polymerase sporulation sigma factor SigE, producing the protein MLKTKLKMTLLLFWYRLLLLLGIKTEEIYYIGGSEALPPPLTRDEEEHLLSKLSTGDRAVRAMLIERNLRLVVYIARKFENTGIYIEDLISIGTIGLIKAVNTFDPEKKIKLATYASRCIENEILMFLRRNNKIRTEVSFDEPLNVDWDGNELLLSDVLGTDSDTIHRGIEEEVEKKMLHKALHKLSEREKTIMELRFGLRDGEEKTQKDVADMLGISQSYISRLEKRIIKRLRKEFKKMM; encoded by the coding sequence ATGCTGAAAACAAAACTTAAAATGACCTTGTTGCTATTTTGGTACCGATTGTTGTTATTGTTAGGCATTAAGACTGAAGAAATTTACTATATCGGCGGAAGCGAAGCATTGCCTCCGCCGTTAACCCGGGATGAAGAAGAGCATTTGTTATCCAAATTATCCACTGGTGACCGGGCCGTCCGGGCCATGCTGATTGAACGCAATTTGCGTCTGGTGGTGTACATTGCCCGCAAATTTGAAAATACAGGCATCTATATTGAAGACTTGATTAGCATCGGCACCATCGGTCTGATCAAGGCGGTTAACACCTTTGACCCGGAGAAAAAAATCAAGCTGGCCACGTACGCTTCCCGGTGCATTGAGAATGAAATATTAATGTTTTTGAGACGGAACAACAAAATCAGAACTGAGGTTTCCTTTGACGAACCCCTCAATGTGGATTGGGACGGCAATGAGCTTCTGCTGTCTGATGTGCTGGGTACGGACAGTGATACCATTCACCGCGGAATCGAAGAAGAAGTGGAAAAGAAAATGCTGCATAAGGCGCTGCACAAATTGTCCGAACGGGAAAAAACAATTATGGAATTGCGTTTTGGCCTGAGGGACGGAGAAGAGAAAACACAAAAAGACGTGGCTGATATGTTGGGGATTTCCCAATCCTATATTTCCAGGCTGGAAAAGCGCATCATCAAGCGCCTAAGGAAAGAGTTCAAAAAAATGATGTAA
- the sigG gene encoding RNA polymerase sporulation sigma factor SigG: MSRHKVEICGVDTSKLPVLTNKEMRELFKRMQNGDYTAREKLVNGNLRLVLSVIQRFNNRGEYVDDLFQVGCIGLMKSIDNFDLSQNVKFSTYAVPMIIGEIRRYLRDNNPIRVSRSLRDIAYKALQVRDQLTNEHSREPTVQEISEVLNVPKEDVVFALDAIQDPVSLFEPIYHDGGDPIFVMDQISDDKNKDYQWVEEIALKEAMRRLNDREKTILSMRFFEGKTQMEVANEIGISQAQVSRLEKAAIAQMQKYVQVHP; the protein is encoded by the coding sequence ATGAGCAGACACAAAGTTGAGATATGTGGAGTGGATACCTCTAAACTGCCTGTGCTCACCAACAAAGAAATGAGAGAACTTTTTAAACGGATGCAAAACGGGGATTATACAGCTCGTGAAAAGCTGGTGAACGGCAATTTGCGCCTGGTATTAAGTGTCATTCAGCGCTTTAACAATCGAGGGGAGTATGTTGATGATCTGTTTCAAGTCGGTTGTATAGGTTTAATGAAATCCATTGATAATTTTGATCTCAGTCAAAACGTGAAGTTTTCCACTTATGCTGTTCCGATGATTATTGGTGAAATTCGCCGCTATCTCCGTGACAACAATCCCATCCGCGTTTCCCGCTCCTTACGGGACATTGCTTACAAAGCTTTGCAGGTCAGGGACCAATTAACGAATGAACATTCCCGCGAACCAACCGTGCAGGAGATATCTGAAGTATTAAACGTCCCCAAGGAAGACGTGGTCTTTGCCTTAGATGCGATTCAGGACCCTGTCTCCCTGTTTGAGCCCATTTACCATGATGGAGGAGACCCTATTTTTGTCATGGACCAGATTAGTGACGACAAAAACAAAGATTATCAGTGGGTGGAGGAAATCGCTCTTAAAGAAGCGATGCGCCGGCTAAATGACAGGGAAAAAACGATTCTTTCCATGCGTTTTTTTGAAGGCAAAACTCAGATGGAAGTGGCCAATGAAATCGGTATCTCCCAGGCACAGGTCTCCCGTTTGGAAAAAGCAGCCATTGCCCAGATGCAAAAATATGTGCAGGTTCATCCCTAA
- a CDS encoding YlmC/YmxH family sporulation protein: MIKISELQTKDVVNIVDGKNLGTIYDLEINLQQGHIDAIVCPGPGKFFGLFSNGQDIVIPWHNIVKIGSDVILVRLDTSSYRLEEEGEQKSSSTEPPVYRPYSQG; this comes from the coding sequence ATGATCAAGATATCGGAGTTACAAACCAAAGACGTTGTCAATATTGTGGACGGAAAAAATCTAGGTACCATCTATGATTTGGAGATCAATTTGCAACAGGGGCACATTGATGCGATCGTTTGTCCCGGTCCTGGAAAGTTTTTCGGGTTGTTTTCCAATGGGCAGGATATTGTTATTCCTTGGCACAATATTGTGAAGATCGGTAGTGACGTCATTTTGGTGCGCTTGGATACATCCAGCTATCGCCTGGAGGAAGAAGGTGAGCAGAAGTCTTCCAGCACTGAGCCGCCTGTTTACCGCCCCTACTCTCAAGGCTGA
- the pgeF gene encoding peptidoglycan editing factor PgeF, which translates to MSTSEVLTRSAEHLLIPTQWYKDYPWLIAGFTTRKQGVSRLPFASFNCALHVGDNEQDVMTNRQRLVERLGMSLEDMVCGEQVHGAELYYVKPGDKGRGSRGSDSAIPGVDGLYTDYPSILLTSFYADCVPLYLIDVRLKVVGLAHAGWRGTVAEIGPKMVKRWQAQFGSRPEEIKVLIGPAIGGCCYEVDDRVINALGSMMPRLSEGVIRDKEGGKYMLDLKQINYDLLIHTGIPGSNIDISQWCTSCRPDLFFSYRKEQGRTGRMASFIAIRQKSAQ; encoded by the coding sequence ATGAGCACAAGCGAGGTTTTGACACGATCTGCTGAGCACCTCTTGATTCCAACACAATGGTACAAAGACTACCCTTGGCTGATCGCCGGTTTTACCACCCGTAAACAAGGAGTGAGCCGGCTGCCTTTCGCCTCATTTAACTGCGCCCTCCATGTGGGCGATAATGAACAGGACGTCATGACTAACCGGCAGCGTTTGGTTGAGCGGCTGGGGATGAGCCTTGAGGATATGGTTTGTGGAGAACAAGTGCATGGTGCTGAACTTTACTATGTCAAGCCCGGTGATAAAGGGCGGGGCAGCCGCGGGAGCGACAGCGCCATTCCTGGTGTTGACGGCTTGTATACCGATTATCCTTCCATCCTTTTGACTTCATTTTATGCCGATTGTGTGCCATTATATTTAATAGATGTCAGGCTAAAAGTCGTTGGGCTGGCCCATGCCGGCTGGAGAGGAACGGTGGCCGAGATCGGTCCCAAAATGGTGAAGCGCTGGCAAGCACAGTTTGGCAGCCGTCCTGAAGAGATCAAGGTACTGATCGGACCTGCCATTGGCGGTTGCTGTTATGAAGTGGATGACCGGGTGATTAATGCTTTGGGGTCAATGATGCCCCGCTTAAGTGAGGGTGTGATCCGGGACAAAGAGGGCGGTAAATATATGCTTGATTTGAAACAGATTAATTATGACTTATTGATTCATACAGGGATCCCTGGGAGCAACATTGATATCTCTCAGTGGTGCACCAGTTGCCGTCCTGATCTGTTTTTCTCTTATCGTAAGGAGCAAGGACGAACGGGGCGCATGGCCAGCTTTATCGCCATTAGGCAAAAATCAGCACAGTAA
- a CDS encoding YggS family pyridoxal phosphate-dependent enzyme codes for MSIYDQWLKVRDNIERACARSGRSPDEITVVAVTKYMSPEQMQEVFKAGLEHIGESKAQDALEKWEQLGDKGTWHFIGHLQSNKVKYVIDKFRYIHSLDRLSLAREIERRAARHGVRMPCFIQVNVSGETSKHGLHPDEVERFVEHLAEFNHIVPIGLMTMAPYVEDPEQTRPVFSRLKELQILLQDRKYDHAPLTELSMGMSNDYPIAVEEGATYLRLGSCLMGR; via the coding sequence TTGAGCATCTATGACCAGTGGCTGAAGGTTCGGGATAACATTGAGCGGGCCTGTGCCAGAAGCGGACGCAGCCCAGACGAGATTACGGTGGTGGCTGTGACAAAGTACATGTCTCCGGAGCAGATGCAAGAGGTGTTCAAAGCGGGGCTGGAACATATCGGTGAAAGCAAAGCACAAGATGCACTAGAGAAGTGGGAACAATTGGGTGATAAGGGAACATGGCACTTTATCGGCCATTTGCAATCGAACAAGGTCAAATATGTGATCGATAAATTCCGTTATATTCACTCTTTGGACAGGCTTTCTCTGGCCAGGGAGATTGAAAGAAGGGCCGCCCGGCATGGTGTGCGCATGCCTTGTTTTATCCAGGTCAATGTGTCAGGGGAAACCTCTAAACATGGTCTTCATCCGGATGAGGTAGAGCGGTTTGTGGAGCATTTGGCTGAGTTTAACCATATTGTTCCCATTGGCTTAATGACAATGGCCCCTTATGTGGAGGATCCTGAACAAACCAGGCCGGTGTTCAGCCGCTTAAAGGAATTGCAAATTCTTTTGCAGGACAGGAAGTACGACCATGCCCCCTTAACGGAATTGTCCATGGGAATGTCCAATGATTACCCCATTGCTGTGGAGGAAGGAGCTACTTATCTGCGGCTAGGTTCTTGTTTAATGGGCCGATAA
- a CDS encoding YggT family protein — translation MKSFLIEFVNTFFFIYTLMVFIYILMSWIPNLRQSAFGELLGKFVEPILAPFRKIIPPLGFIDISPIVALLALRFANYGAVALIDMLL, via the coding sequence ATGAAATCATTTTTGATTGAATTTGTTAACACTTTTTTCTTTATCTATACGTTGATGGTGTTTATTTACATTTTGATGTCCTGGATTCCCAATTTACGCCAGTCCGCTTTTGGTGAACTGCTGGGCAAATTTGTAGAACCGATTTTGGCCCCATTCCGCAAGATTATTCCGCCCCTGGGCTTTATCGATATTTCTCCCATTGTTGCTTTACTTGCTTTGCGTTTTGCCAACTATGGTGCAGTGGCTTTAATCGACATGTTGTTGTAA
- a CDS encoding YlmH family RNA-binding protein, with protein MEHLKQHFRTEERPFVERITEWAELVGVRHQPRLTPFLNPREQFIIRSVVGHIPDVSVTLWGGYDQAERKRALIIPAYWDAGHKEFQLSLLAIEHSQAGEITHRDVLGSLLGLGIKREVVGDILITPETKQVIVVKEMEEYIRLYLTQIGRQRVKIERVEWSALSVPDETWDQLTAVVSSLRLDVIVAECIRLSRAKAMQLIKSGRVKVNWKTEDHPAETVSEGDTISIKGFGRFLFKEIDRKTRKDKFRIYLGFKK; from the coding sequence ATGGAGCATCTCAAGCAGCATTTCCGCACTGAGGAGCGCCCTTTTGTGGAGCGGATCACAGAGTGGGCTGAGCTGGTCGGTGTGCGCCACCAGCCCCGTTTAACCCCTTTCTTAAATCCCAGGGAGCAGTTTATTATCCGCTCTGTTGTGGGCCACATCCCCGATGTGAGTGTGACATTGTGGGGCGGATATGATCAAGCTGAACGCAAGCGGGCGCTAATCATCCCCGCTTATTGGGACGCAGGTCATAAAGAATTTCAGCTCTCTTTGTTAGCCATAGAGCACAGCCAGGCAGGGGAAATCACCCATCGTGATGTCCTCGGTTCACTTTTAGGGCTGGGCATTAAACGGGAGGTTGTGGGAGATATATTAATCACCCCGGAGACCAAGCAGGTGATTGTGGTCAAAGAGATGGAAGAGTATATCCGTCTGTACTTAACCCAAATTGGACGTCAGCGGGTCAAAATAGAAAGAGTTGAATGGTCGGCTTTGTCTGTTCCTGATGAGACTTGGGATCAGCTGACCGCTGTTGTCAGCTCCCTGCGGTTGGATGTGATCGTTGCTGAGTGTATCCGCCTGTCACGGGCCAAAGCCATGCAACTGATCAAGTCGGGCAGAGTGAAGGTTAATTGGAAAACGGAAGATCACCCTGCGGAAACAGTCAGTGAGGGTGATACGATCTCCATCAAGGGTTTTGGTCGGTTTTTATTTAAAGAGATTGACAGAAAAACCCGTAAAGATAAATTTCGCATTTACCTTGGATTTAAAAAGTGA
- a CDS encoding DivIVA domain-containing protein: MGLTPLDIHNKEFKRVFRGYDEDEVNEFLDLVIKEFEILIREKKELEEKVAEANEKLSHFSNIEESLSKTIIVAQETADEVKANAKKEAELIIKEAEKNADRIINEALSKSRKIAMEVEELKKQASIFRTRFRTLLEAQLEMLENDDWDKLAKSDLNEVEELRVSR, from the coding sequence ATGGGTTTAACGCCGTTGGACATTCATAATAAAGAGTTTAAGCGCGTGTTCCGCGGTTATGATGAAGATGAAGTGAATGAGTTTTTGGACTTGGTGATCAAGGAATTTGAAATTTTAATTCGCGAAAAAAAGGAATTGGAAGAAAAAGTGGCCGAAGCCAACGAAAAGCTGAGCCACTTTAGTAACATTGAAGAAAGTTTAAGTAAAACGATCATCGTTGCCCAGGAAACGGCAGATGAAGTGAAAGCCAATGCCAAAAAAGAGGCAGAGCTGATTATTAAGGAAGCAGAAAAAAATGCGGACCGCATTATCAATGAAGCGTTGTCCAAATCACGCAAAATTGCCATGGAAGTTGAGGAATTGAAAAAACAAGCGTCCATTTTCCGCACCCGTTTCCGCACCCTGTTGGAAGCGCAACTGGAGATGCTGGAGAATGACGATTGGGACAAGCTGGCCAAAAGTGATCTAAATGAAGTGGAAGAGCTGAGAGTATCCCGCTAA
- the ileS gene encoding isoleucine--tRNA ligase: MDYRQTLQVMKTDFPMRANLPKREPDLQKWWDEIDIYRQVQERTKGRPTYILHDGPPYANGDIHVGHALNKVLKDIVVRYKSMTGYHAPYVPGWDTHGLPIEHAVIKNEKVDRKKVGITKFRQLCKQYAEKYINRQREQFKRLGVRGDWDNPYITFQPEYEARQVKVFGEMAKKGYIYKGLKPVYWSPSSESALAEAEIEYKDKRSPSIYVAFQVIDGKGKLDEDSAVVIWTTTPWTIPANLAIALHPEFDYALVRVKGHKYLVAKGLLEQLQQELEWDGYEFLNTFKGAELEHVLTRHPLYDRESPLILGEHVTLESGTGCVHTAPGHGEEDFYVGQQYNLGVLSPIDDRGYFTEEAPGFEGLFYDDANKVITQKLDEAGALLKLSFITHSYPHDWRSKKPVIFRATEQWFASIDGFREKMLEEIKKVKWVPAWGETRIYNMVRDRGDWCISRQRVWGVPIPIFYCQDCQKEIITDETIEHISNVFLHEGSDAWYEKDEQALLPEGFKCPHCGSSSFTKETDTMDVWFDSGSSHEAVLKQREDLSWPADLYLEGTDQSRGWFNSSLSTSVAVNGRAPYKTVLGHGFTLDGEGRKMSKSLGNVIVPQKVMDQLGADILRLWVSSVEYTQDVRISDEILKQIAEVYRKIRNTLRFMLGNLADYDPQQDRVNMEEWSELDHFIMLKAQKVLKRVRQAYEDFQFHNVYTTIHNFCTIELSAFYLDVSKDLLYTEPAQAKARRATQTVMYDILTMLVKLLTPIMPHTTEEVWRYIPGVQEESVQLTDFPEVDPTYFNEDLEQKWNAFMKARDEVLKALEVARKEKVIGSSLGAKVHLYPNKENFQLLKQFDQLDKLFIVSQVELYDEQTPAHEQALGLEGMKVYIQPAEGEKCERCWVITPERGQDEKHPTLCPRCTSIVNEHYQHLMKA; encoded by the coding sequence ATGGATTACCGTCAAACATTACAAGTGATGAAAACAGACTTCCCCATGCGGGCCAATTTGCCCAAGCGGGAACCGGATCTGCAAAAGTGGTGGGACGAGATCGATATTTACCGCCAAGTGCAAGAAAGGACCAAAGGACGTCCAACCTACATCCTCCATGACGGCCCCCCTTATGCCAACGGGGACATCCATGTGGGCCATGCCCTGAACAAAGTACTGAAAGATATTGTGGTCCGCTATAAATCGATGACAGGTTACCATGCCCCATATGTGCCCGGATGGGATACCCATGGGTTGCCGATTGAACATGCTGTGATTAAGAACGAAAAAGTGGACCGCAAAAAAGTGGGGATCACTAAATTCAGACAGCTGTGCAAACAGTATGCTGAAAAGTATATTAACCGTCAGCGGGAGCAATTTAAACGCCTTGGGGTACGCGGAGATTGGGATAACCCCTATATTACTTTCCAGCCTGAGTATGAAGCCCGTCAAGTGAAAGTGTTTGGGGAGATGGCCAAGAAAGGATACATCTATAAAGGGTTAAAACCGGTCTATTGGTCCCCCTCTTCCGAGTCCGCACTGGCTGAAGCTGAAATTGAATATAAGGATAAACGCTCGCCATCCATCTATGTGGCCTTTCAGGTCATAGATGGCAAGGGTAAGCTGGATGAGGACAGTGCGGTTGTGATTTGGACGACCACGCCATGGACTATTCCAGCCAACTTGGCCATTGCGTTGCACCCCGAATTTGATTATGCACTGGTTCGTGTCAAGGGACACAAATATCTGGTGGCCAAGGGGCTTTTGGAGCAGCTGCAACAAGAGCTGGAATGGGACGGGTATGAGTTCTTGAACACCTTCAAAGGTGCAGAACTGGAACATGTGCTCACACGCCACCCGCTGTATGACCGGGAATCCCCCCTGATTTTGGGTGAGCATGTCACGTTGGAATCTGGCACCGGCTGTGTGCATACCGCTCCGGGACATGGGGAAGAGGACTTTTATGTGGGACAGCAATACAACTTGGGAGTTTTAAGCCCTATTGATGACCGCGGATACTTTACCGAAGAAGCACCTGGATTTGAAGGCTTGTTCTATGATGATGCCAATAAAGTAATCACCCAAAAACTGGATGAAGCAGGTGCCTTACTTAAGTTGTCCTTTATTACGCACTCCTATCCCCATGATTGGCGCAGCAAAAAGCCGGTTATTTTCCGGGCCACAGAGCAATGGTTCGCCTCCATTGACGGTTTCCGTGAAAAAATGCTGGAGGAAATCAAGAAAGTCAAGTGGGTGCCGGCCTGGGGCGAGACCCGCATATACAATATGGTCCGGGACCGGGGTGACTGGTGTATATCCCGCCAGCGGGTATGGGGTGTGCCTATTCCGATTTTCTATTGTCAGGACTGCCAAAAAGAGATTATTACAGATGAAACCATTGAGCACATTTCAAACGTCTTTCTTCACGAAGGTTCTGATGCCTGGTATGAGAAAGATGAACAAGCGCTGTTGCCGGAAGGATTTAAGTGCCCGCACTGCGGCTCATCCTCCTTTACGAAAGAGACAGACACAATGGATGTCTGGTTTGACTCCGGCTCTTCCCATGAGGCAGTGCTGAAACAAAGGGAGGACCTCTCCTGGCCAGCAGACTTATATCTGGAAGGAACCGACCAATCCCGCGGTTGGTTCAACTCATCACTGTCCACTTCAGTGGCCGTGAACGGTCGGGCTCCGTACAAAACAGTGTTGGGCCATGGTTTCACCTTGGACGGAGAGGGACGCAAAATGTCCAAATCGCTGGGCAATGTGATTGTGCCCCAAAAAGTGATGGATCAGCTTGGCGCCGACATCCTGCGCTTGTGGGTCTCTTCCGTGGAATATACACAGGACGTGCGCATCTCCGATGAGATACTGAAACAAATTGCCGAGGTGTACCGTAAAATCCGCAATACCTTACGCTTTATGCTGGGTAACCTGGCCGACTATGATCCACAGCAGGACCGGGTCAATATGGAGGAGTGGTCGGAACTGGACCATTTCATTATGCTGAAGGCGCAAAAGGTGCTGAAGCGGGTTCGGCAAGCCTATGAGGACTTCCAATTTCACAATGTGTATACGACCATCCACAACTTCTGCACCATTGAATTAAGCGCCTTTTACCTGGATGTCTCCAAAGACTTGCTGTATACGGAGCCTGCTCAGGCCAAAGCACGCCGGGCTACACAAACGGTGATGTATGATATCTTAACCATGCTGGTCAAATTGCTGACGCCGATTATGCCGCACACCACCGAGGAAGTGTGGAGATATATCCCTGGCGTCCAGGAAGAAAGCGTTCAGCTGACAGACTTTCCGGAAGTGGATCCAACTTACTTTAATGAGGACTTGGAACAAAAGTGGAATGCCTTTATGAAAGCCAGGGACGAAGTACTCAAAGCCCTGGAAGTGGCCCGTAAAGAAAAAGTGATTGGTTCATCATTGGGAGCCAAGGTTCATCTCTATCCGAACAAAGAAAACTTCCAGTTATTAAAGCAGTTCGATCAGCTGGACAAATTGTTTATCGTGTCTCAGGTTGAGCTGTATGATGAGCAAACTCCCGCCCATGAACAGGCACTAGGCTTAGAAGGCATGAAGGTATATATCCAGCCGGCTGAAGGTGAGAAATGTGAACGCTGCTGGGTAATCACCCCTGAACGTGGACAGGATGAGAAACACCCCACGCTTTGCCCGCGCTGTACCAGCATTGTCAACGAGCACTACCAACACCTTATGAAAGCGTAA
- a CDS encoding FbpB family small basic protein, with protein sequence MRRTRKITLEELIKENKDLLLNDKKELEKIEKRLEEKHVKNLY encoded by the coding sequence ATGCGCCGTACCAGAAAAATTACTCTGGAAGAGCTGATCAAAGAGAACAAAGATCTGCTCCTAAATGATAAAAAAGAGTTAGAAAAAATCGAAAAGCGCCTGGAAGAAAAGCATGTAAAAAATTTGTACTAA